From a single Papaver somniferum cultivar HN1 unplaced genomic scaffold, ASM357369v1 unplaced-scaffold_19, whole genome shotgun sequence genomic region:
- the LOC113338591 gene encoding 17.1 kDa class II heat shock protein-like — protein MDFKVIGFNYPLLVGLQDVLNVSLDHEVEKSVNTPSKKYVTDAKAMAAAPANIKEYLDLYVFVLDMPGMKSEEFKVEVEDNNVLLVTGMRRREDDKEKEVKYMRTERRIGKLERKFVFPENSNIDAVLDVCLDGVLTISVNKFPPHEPKKPRTIEVKVG, from the coding sequence ATGGATTTCAAGGTAATTGGATTTAATTATCCATTGTTGGTGGGTCTTCAAGACGTGCTCAATGTATCATTAGATCACGAGGTTGAAAAATCAGTAAATACACCTTCAAAGAAGTATGTAACGGATGCAAAAGCGATGGCGGCAGCACCCGCTAATATCAAGGAGTACCTAGACTTGTATGTGTTTGTACTTGATATGCCTGGAATGAAATCAGAGGAATTCAAAGTTGAAGTGGAAGATAACAACGTGCTTTTAGTGACGGGAATGAGACGCAGGGAAGATGATAAAGAGAAAGAGGTTAAATACATGAGGACGGAAAGAAGAATTGGGAAATTGGAGAGGAAATTCGTATTCCCTGAGAATTCAAACATTGATGCAGTTTTAGATGTTTGTCTAGACGGCGTTCTGACTATTAGTGTCAATAAATTTCCTCCGCATGAACCTAAGAAGCCTAGGACTATTGAGGTTAAAGTTGGCTAG